In the Lysinibacillus sp. PLM2 genome, one interval contains:
- the recU gene encoding Holliday junction resolvase RecU, which produces MTIRYPNGKIYKPQVEGIAKKDTGQKKNDISFSNRGKTLEDELNETNNFYLNRQIAVIHKKPVPVQIVNVEYPKRSAAVIREAYFRTPSTTDYNGVWNGYYIDFEAKETESKTSFPLKNVHAHQIKHMEDVSNQKGISFTIVRFSKLERYFILPFTVLLEAWNNMERGGAKSIPLKVFESNTYEISPGYNPRIDYLSIIEKMITNKEC; this is translated from the coding sequence ATGACAATCCGTTATCCAAATGGCAAAATATATAAGCCACAAGTAGAAGGTATTGCGAAAAAGGATACAGGACAAAAAAAGAATGACATTTCTTTTAGCAATCGTGGAAAAACTCTAGAAGATGAGCTTAATGAAACAAATAACTTCTATTTAAATAGGCAAATAGCTGTGATTCATAAGAAACCTGTTCCTGTACAAATCGTCAATGTAGAATATCCGAAGAGAAGTGCAGCTGTTATTCGAGAAGCATATTTTCGAACACCTTCTACAACGGATTATAATGGCGTATGGAATGGCTACTATATAGATTTTGAAGCAAAGGAAACCGAGAGTAAAACCTCTTTTCCGCTAAAAAATGTACATGCACATCAAATTAAACATATGGAGGATGTATCAAATCAAAAAGGTATTTCTTTTACAATTGTAAGATTCTCAAAGCTAGAAAGATATTTCATTTTACCTTTTACGGTATTATTAGAAGCGTGGAATAATATGGAACGTGGTGGAGCTAAATCCATTCCATTAAAAGTCTTTGAATCAAATACTTATGAAATATCTCCAGGTTATAACCCACGTATCGATTATTTATCTATTATTGAAAAGATGATTACAAACAAAGAATGCTAG